From the Corythoichthys intestinalis isolate RoL2023-P3 chromosome 13, ASM3026506v1, whole genome shotgun sequence genome, one window contains:
- the LOC130927900 gene encoding gastrula zinc finger protein XlCGF26.1-like → MHAKVVLHRLEGFRKYLVDERHDPESSGVKEDVELPRIKEEEPEPCQQKEREEQLPIKKEEEELPCDKEEEGITWWTGEPLKSEDGLSETSRGAELPSGASSSSMQGLQANIFIAVSDGNGATSHSPSNDVGHKTSHSDSKLCKCSQCGKTFANKYTCRMHMRKHTSEKPFVCSVCGQRFTRQGSLKRHTKTHAGEKTSSCSVCGQGFSCKSSLKIHKRTHTGEKRFSCSVCGQGFVQKQHLQRHTRTHTGEKPFSCSVCGQRFAQNQDLKIHTRTHTGEKPFFCSVCGQRFRSNRTLITHTRTHTGEKPFSCSVCGHRFTIKENLRIHTRIHSGEKPFSCSVCGKRFTVKQQLKQHTRTHTGEKPFSCSVCGLRFSCNYTLITHKRIHTGEKPFSCSVCGQGFIQKQQLKRHTRTHTGEKPFSCSFCGQGFVEKQNLKRHRRTHTGEKPFSCSICGQGFSQKSALQLHTKTHTCEKPFSCSVCAKRFTEKQTLKRHVRTHTREKPFSCSVCGQGFSQKSALQVHIRTHTGEKPFSCSVCGQGFSHKSTLKLHSRTHSGEKPFSCSVCGQGFSCESSLKRHTIKHTSEKPFSC, encoded by the exons ATGCACGCAAAGGTTGTTCTTCACAGACTAGAAG gtttcagaaaatatcTTGTTGATGAGCGGCATGACCCAGAATCTTCTGGCGTTAAAGAGGATGTTGAGCTCCCCAGAATCAAAGAGGAGGAGCCAGAGCCCTGTCAACAAAAGGAGAGAGAAGAgcaacttccaatcaaaaaagaaGAGGAGGAGCTGCCATGCGATAAAGAGGAGGAAGGTATCACCTGGTGGACTGGTGAACCCTTGAAGAGTGAAGATGGTCTGAGTGAGACCAGCAGAGGGGCGGAGCTTCCAAGCGGCGCCAGCAGCAGCTCAATGCAAGGATTGCAAGCAAACATTTTCATTGCTGTATCAGACGGAAATGGCGCAACGTCACACTCACCTTCCAATGATGTCGGTCATAAGACATCTCACAGTGACAGCAAACtctgcaaatgctctcagtgtggCAAAACCTTTGCTAATAAGTATACTTGTCGTATGCATATGAGGAAGCACACTagcgaaaaaccttttgtctgctcagtttgtggtcaaagattcacgaGGCAGGGATCCTTAAAACGACACACGAAAACCCATGCTGGTGAAAAAACatcttcctgctcagtttgtggtcaaggattcagttgCAAGAGCTccttaaaaatacacaaaagaaCCCATACTGGTGAAAAacgtttttcctgctcagtttgtggtcaaggattcgttcaaaaacaacacttgcaaagacacacaagaacccacactggcgaaaaacctttttcctgctcagtttgtggtcaaagattcgctcaAAATCAAGActtgaaaatacacacaagaacccacactggggaaaaaccctttttctgctcagtttgtggtcaaagattccgtTCCAATCGCACCTTAAtaacacacacaagaacccacactggagaaaaacctttttcctgttcagtttgtggtcaTAGATTCACTATAAAGGAAAACTTGAGAATACACACAAGAATCCACTCtggggaaaaacctttttcctgctcagtttgtggtaaaagattcactgtAAAGCAACagttaaaacaacacacaagaacccatactggcgaaaaacctttttcctgctcagtttgtggtctaaGATTTAGTTGCAATTACACCTTAATAACACACAAAAGGATCcatactggcgaaaaacctttttcctgctcagtttgtggtcaaggattcattcAAAAGCAACAATTGAAAAGACACACAAGAACTcatactggcgaaaaacctttttcctgttcattttgtggtcaaggattcgtaGAAAAGCAAAACTTGAAAAGACACAGAAGAACCCATACAggggaaaaacctttttcctgctcaatttgtggtcAAGGGTTCAGTCAAAAGAGTGCCTTACAACTTCACACGAAAACCCACActtgcgaaaaacctttttcctgctcagtttgtgctaAGCGATTTACCGAAAAGCAAACCTTAAAAAGACATGTAAGAACCCACAcaagagaaaaacctttttcctgctcagtttgtggtcaaggattcagtcaAAAGAGTGCCTTACAAGTGcacataagaacccacactggcgaaaaacctttttcctgctcagtttgtggtcaaggattcagtcaCAAAAGCACCTTAAAATTACATTCAAGAACTCactctggagaaaaacctttctcctgttcagtttgtggtcaaggattcagttgCGAGAGCTCCTTAAAAAggcacacaataaaacacactaGCGAAAAGCCTTTTTCTTGctga